Proteins found in one Coffea eugenioides isolate CCC68of chromosome 5, Ceug_1.0, whole genome shotgun sequence genomic segment:
- the LOC113770337 gene encoding E3 ubiquitin-protein ligase COP1-like, with translation MEESSSGAVVPAAKGETRDKRAAAAAVREVDEEEKEKEKTEEEEGELLDKELLCPICMQIIKDAFLTSCGHSFCYMCIVTHLQNKSDCPCCSHFLTPSQLYPNFLLDKLLKKRSAVKISKTASCAEQFRQSLEQGCEVSIKELDTLLTLLAEKKRKLEQEEAERNMQILLDFLHILRKQKVDELNEIQNDLQYIKEDINAVERHRIELYRVRDRFSLKLQVLSDDCLGVRSRSSSIDRTSSGLVSSSRSAHGGATGSFQYKRGDSKAQFSSPANHRKDASLSGLNTQPMSQSGLAVVRKKRVHAQFNDLQECYLQKRRQLAKQLFNQEEKGSTIAHREGYSAGLADFQTVLSTFTRYSRLRVIAELRHGDIFHSANVANIVSSIEFDRDDELFATAGVSRRIKVFDFSSIINEPADVHCPVVEMATRSKLSCLSWNKYTKNHIASSDYEGIVTVWDVMTRQSIMEYEEHEKRAWSVDFSRTEPSMLVSGSDDCKVKVWCTKQEASVLNIDMKANICCVKYNPGSSVHVAVGSADHHIHYYDLRNTSNPLHIFSGHKKTVSYVKFLSTNELASASTDSTLRLWDVKENLPVRTLRGHTNEKNFVGLTVNNEFIACGSETNEVFVYHKAIARPVTWHKFGSPEMDDADEDAGSYFISAVCWKSDSPTMLAANSQGTIKVLLLAA, from the exons GCAGCGGCTGTCAGAGAGGTGGATGAAGaggagaaggagaaagagaagacagaagaagaagaaggagagtTGTTGGATAAGGAATTGCTATGCCCAATATGTATGCAGATAATTAAGGATGCATTTTTGACTTCATGTGGGCACAGTTTTTGCTATATGTGTATAGTAACTCATTTGCAGAACAAGAGTGATTGCCCCTGTTGCTCTCATTTTCTGACACCCTCTCAACTTTACCCCAATTTCCTCCTCGATAAG CTATTGAAGAAGAGATCTGCcgtaaaaatttcaaaaactgCATCCTGTGCAGAGCAGTTTCGACAATCACTTGAGCAG GGTTGTGAAGTATCCATCAAGGAGCTGGATACCCTATTGACTCTGCTGgcagagaaaaagagaaaattagaGCAGGAAGAAGCAGAGAGAAATATGCAAATACTGCTGGATTTCTTACATATCTTAAGGAAGCAAAAAGTTGACGAGCTTAACGAG ATACAAAATGATCTTCAGTATATTAAAGAAGACATTAACGCAGTTGAGAGGCATCGAATAGAGCTGTACCGGGTAAGGGACAGGTTTTCACTGAAACTGCAGGTGTTATCAGATGATTGCTTGGGTGTGAGATCACGTTCTTCATCCATAGATAGGACAAGCAGTGGACTTGTTTCCAGTTCTCGTAGTGCTCATGGAGGAGCTACTGGGAGCTTTCAGTATAAGAGAGGGGATTCAAAAGCTCAATTCAGCTCTCCTGCAAACCACAGGAAGGATGCTTCTCTTAGTGGATTAAATACACAGCCTATGAGTCAATCGGGCCTAGCTGTAGTACGGAAAAAGCGAGTTCATGCTCAG TTTAATGATTTACAGGAGTGTTACTTGCAAAAGAGAAGGCAATTAGCCAAGCAGTTATTTAATCAAGAAGAGAAGGGTAGTACCATCGCGCACAGAGAAGGTTATAGCGCAGGTCTGGCAGATTTTCAAACTGTACTCAGCACCTTCACGCGATACAG TCGGTTAAGAGTGATTGCAGAGTTAAGGCATGGGGATATTTTTCACTCTGCCAATGTTGCCAACATTGTCTCAAG TATAGAATTTGATCGGGATGATGAACTGTTTGCTACTGCTGGAGTTTCACGCCGAATTAAAGTTTTTGACTTCTCTTCA ATCATAAATGAACCTGCAGATGTGCACTGTCCTGTTGTAGAGATGGCAACAAGGTCTAAGCTTAGCTGCTTGAGTTGGAACAAGTACACTAAAAATCACATAGCTAGTAGTGACTATGAGGGAATAGTGACTGTTTGGGATGTGATGACACGGCAG AGTATCATGGAATATGAAGAGCATGAAAAACGGGCATGGAGTGTTGACTTTTCGCGTACTGAACCCTCAATGCTTGTATCTGGAAGTGATGATTGTAAG GTCAAAGTCTGGTGCACAAAGCAGGAAGCTAGTGTTCTCAACATTGACATGAAGGCAAATATATGCTGTGTAAAGTATAATCCTGGATCGAGTGTTCATGTTGCG GTTGGCTCTGCAGACCATCACATCCATTATTATGATTTGAGAAACACCAGCAACCCACTTCACATATTTAGTGGGCATAAGAAAACCGTTTCATATGTGAAGTTTCTGTCCACCAATGAGCTTGCTTCTGCATCAACTGACAGCACCCTGCGGCTGTGGGATGTGAAGGAAAATTTGCCT GTTCGTACATTGAGAGGGcatacaaatgagaagaacTTTGTGGGTCTCACAGTCAACAATGAATTTATTGCTTGTGGTAGTGAAACAAATGAAGTATTCGTATACCACAAG GCTATTGCTAGACCTGTGACTTGGCACAAATTTGGTTCTCCGGAAATGGATGATGCTGATGAAGATGCAGGTTCTTACTTTATTAGTGCAGTATGTTGGAAGAGTGATAGCCCGACCATGTTAGCCGCTAACAGCCAAGGAACAATTAAAGTGCTACTGCTAGCTGCATGA